Proteins from a genomic interval of Plasmodium reichenowi strain SY57 chromosome 13, whole genome shotgun sequence:
- a CDS encoding hypothetical protein (conserved Plasmodium protein, unknown function), with protein MEYLNKIYMTALGKKREVTIDVDEDMSDENIMNRIKQKNCCKKWSTSMYNKNILINYRKDVDKDSFFIIFEKAWKLFFHDDTKGKKLLLHEENDNNIYSLPNFLIIDNLSNYNSIGKENIRSMNNDQCDNEDNMIINDDNTKYILEDMDGKKIASNKTFPLNKKFIDIYHKHDDTYCSYDKEIEDFLILPDIIITNNETINVYHEISDDDQSLNVNDNHVKNEENENNVDITYDKNGKYDENGKYDENGKYDENETYNINETYNINGTYNINGTYDENVTNIDNIIQNVHITDNINNQNVTTNSSNIYILNDVK; from the coding sequence atggaatatttaaacaaaatatacatGACAGCGCTTGGCAAAAAAAGAGAGGTAACTATTGATGTTGATGAAGACATGTCTGATGAAAACATTATGAATAGAATAAAACAGAAAAATTGTTGTAAAAAATGGAGTACTAGTATgtataataagaatatattaattaattatagAAAGGATGTAGATAAAGactctttttttataatatttgaaAAGGCTTGGAAATTATTTTTCCATGATGATacaaaaggaaaaaaattactGTTGcatgaagaaaatgataacaatatttattcattaccaaattttttaattatagataatttatcaaattataattctataggtaaagaaaatattagaAGTATGAATAATGATCAGTGTgataatgaagataatatgattataaatgatgataatacaaaatatatattagaagATATGGATGGTAAAAAAATAGCATCGAATAAAACGTTCCCcttaaataaaaaatttattgatatatatcataaacATGATGATACATATTGTAGTTACGATAAAGAAATTGAGGACTTCTTAATATTACCagatataattattacaaaCAATGAAACCATTAATGTATATCATGAAATCAGCGATGATGATCAATCTTTAAACGTTAATGACAATCATGTGAAAAATGAAGAgaatgaaaataatgtGGACATAACATATGATAAAAACGGAAAATACGATGAAAATGGAAAATACGATGAAAATGGAAAATACGATGAAAATGAAACatacaatataaatgaaaCATACAATATAAATGGAACATACAATATAAATGGAACATACGATGAAAATGTTAcaaatattgataatattatacaaaatgttcatattacagataatataaataaccAAAACGTTACAACAAATTCatcaaatatttatatcctTAATGATGTAAAATGA